GCCACCGCCACCGCCACCAGCCCTGGCGCGTCCAAAGCTGCATCTGATGTAAGCTCATCTGcatatttacaaaaaaataaataaccatTTCATCAGACTTCTTAGTTCAAAATTTTACTCACAATAATGGGAATTGTAATTTACatgatatttaattttgatatatattagtgaatttttttaagtacataaaaaggaaagaaaggcTCATAGAAAACGTATACAAACATGTAGTCAAATTAGACAAAATTCTAACAGCAATTATATCGCAATTTCCACGTGCTTATGCCTTCTTAGGTTGTTGACTCGGGTAATCAAAATGCCAAAAATCACCAAAGCATTTATGCACTGGTATCTATCTATATACCTGCCTCAGTTGACCAATTGCTTTTTTCATTTATATATGTCCGACACATGCCTCGTAACATGCATGTGATGTGATATATGTGCCGCAGTCATATAGTTGACGAGTGTTCATGCAGATTAATTAACCAGTGCATGTAACTGTTTGATATTAATTGCAAATAGAAGCTATTATTCGCAGAGTCTTTTTTACGAGTGCCCTAAAAACCTTATAGCTAGCGTCTTAATTAGCAAGAATTGTATATAATTTAGCGTATAACACAATATAAGCACTTACTGTAGGCTATGGCTGAACCAACACCAGCAAAGACGAAGATAAGAGTGGCAATGAACTCTGCCAAATAAGCCTTGAGAGAGGTAACGCTAAAAGAGTCATCAAAAGAACCAACAGCAATCTTCACCATTTTTGGCAGTTGAAAACAGTGGAGCTAGCTAGCTATAGCCTAATAATTAAGATCAATGTTAATGTTTGTGTCTTTGCACCCCAAACCTTGGCAAATTAATGTTTATATAACAAAAGAGTTTCCATAAATTTAATGGCTGTGATTGTGAAAGGATAGCTTTGCCGGCTCCTTGCCACCGTCCATGGACCACACGAGTGGTTGAAATTGGATAACGATTATTTTAATTGAGGGAACCTAACCACACacttcttttttcctttttaaagTTCTGGGATTTATGTTTGATATTTTATTCATCACGAGCATAGTGACAACTTATTAATTTACCTTGTGATTATTCATTAATTCAGGATGGATAAGGATGTTCTAATCGAATATTAAGCAAAGTAAACTCAGTTGACATTAAAATAATAAACGGATGGCGTCGTTTTGCAGGTGTTGCTagtagatgatgaataaaaggAGACTTTAATTAATGATATGAATATATATGATGACAACAAGGGTGGCAATAAATATGATTATCGTTCATTATGATTCTCGACTGTGACATTGACAGATTAACAGGTCTCCCCTCATCTTCATAGTAGTTCGTAACACCAATAATTGTTCTCCATTTGTTATGTATTAGAATAATGCTATATATCTAactgatttttattaattaagtcCAACTAAGTTTCTCTAACATCAACAAAAATCAATTATAAATAACAATACTCTAAGTCTTATTGTTTAACTTGGTTGGACTTAGTTCATAAAAAGACTTAGATATATAGTATTATTCTATATATTATATGCTTTTAGCTTCAATGAGACGAATATAATTTTGAATGGTATGGTTATAGCCTTAGGGCAACATTTAAATAGAATAGTGTTGATAGACTCGAAAAATAATTCACATCATTCTACTTATAATTTGGATTTGTTTAATACATTAGTTGTTGAAAGTTGGAACTGGTGTACAATAGTTGTTGGACGGCTCAGTGGCTTAGTGTGGAATGGCTTCACTTTTGTTTCTTTATGTCTTCTTTCTGTATTCTGTATTTCTGTCCCATGTAAAACAATTCTATGAGTGCAGAAGATTCTAGGCTGCGGGAGTTGGTAAGGAAAGTTTAAACAAGTCTCACAAGTACCGAATTCGTAATTGGCAAGGCATGTTGGtaaattcaaattataattttaacaaGTATTCTTAATACTAAAAACATGCAATGTTAACTATTCATCTATGTGAATTTAAATATATGAAGTCACATAAAAAGAATTAATACCCCAAATCATTTACCAAAAATTGTAGTCAGATTTTTAGTttctaacaaattttaattattaaatcaatttttaaaatttttttgggaCAAATTATCACATTAATtctcaaatttttattttgttagagaaattaaaataaaaattttacaaatattaaatatttttatttttttaaataacaataatgactgatttatttaattttgtagCAAAATTTGATGAGAGTATTgatatatctaaaaaaataaaaaattaaagactaatttaatgattaaaatttattaaaaattaaattgtcaaactaaaaattcttttaaaactAATTGAGATATTactcataaaaaaaatagacaaaattgtatgtacttttatatttttttaaactttagtttaaatttttttttatggtgAAAACTGAGGTGCAACTAATTTCAGGTAAAGTTAATAATCAAGagttattaaataaaaatttagttaaatcatTTAAATCATTTAACGACTTACAACTATTTAAATCATTCAAATCATTGTAATGActgaattttcatttttttaaaactatcTAAAATGTTTTAGTGCATAAAAAACTGGGAAAACAGAATAGGAAAGTGTTTAGCATTGGCGGGTGAATCAAAAGGGGGAGcgaaagagaaagagatggtTTCCGTTTGAAAATGGGAAGTCATAACGGATCAGTGACTGAGTGACACTCACTCATAACGCGTCGGTAGGCGGTAGCAGTGGCGCCAGACTTGGCAGGCAGGCAGGCATCTTGATCATGTAACAAAGTCTCACTCTCACAGTTTCAAACAATGAGAAAGAGAAGTGTTCACTGTCCAGGCCCAGCAGCATGAATGAATCAGTACAAGAAATTAAATCCCTCCATTCAATGCCCTCAACAACCTCCCCCACTTCCAATTCAATTCTCAATTCCACCACCACCTACCTTCCCTTTCCACCTTTCTTCTCCCTCCCTCTCTTCCTTTTCAAAACCACTAACACCTTCCTTTTTCTGCtttctttcattcaattcaTTTCTCCAGCCTTTGCTCTTCAATagattcctttttctttgttattactATTTGAGGCCCACTCTCTCCTCTCAACCCTCATTCATTTCAGCGTAGATCTctctctatttatttatttaactttcTTGCTGAAATTGACATTTACGTGAAGCACAATCACGGAACCCTGAAAATCATACCAGCTAGAATGGAATGCGACGGTTTCCTACAATAGTCAACAATTTATGATGACTGAGTTTCATCATCAACATTCATTTGAAAAAGACGGTGACGCAGCTCAATATGCTGCTCCCACCCCGGATTCTACTACTCTTCATGCACGACACAGGCGCTCTAAGAGGTCTTTTTGTGTGTTAGTGTCGTACATTCAGATTTTACGAATGCTAAGTATTTATTAGGATTCATAGGCTTTAATTGAAATCTATTAGGCATTTGGAAAAACCTACGTGCTCTACATTAGTTTCGATCTTTTTAGTTAGAAGAATTTCAGTTTTCAGCTATAGTTGCTTCGTTTTGTGACACAGCTTGtgcattttcttttgttgtGCATTTTTCCAGTGCTTCTGACAAGAACCTGAAGATCTCAAGAGGTGGATTTTTGCATCCCCGGGAGAAGGATCAGAATGATACTCTTGTGAGTTGTGAGACCACTATTTGAATCTCTTACTTttctttaaaaacaaaaaatgtatTTGTGAGTTGGGATCTTACAGAGAAAGGGAGGGAAGACTGAAGGAAGGGCTTGAGGAGTAAAATGGAGTTCagtttttctctttttactCTTTAATTAAGCGTTCCCATTTCTTCCCACCGCTCTGAGATCCCGCCTTAAAATAAGCACATAGTTTGTGTAGGGtgtgtattattttttaatgtgaTTTGTGAGTTATTACATTTCCCTGGTTTTGGCATTGTTGTGAATTGAACAGTTATCGCCCCCTTCAGTGAGAGCTTCTAGATTACAAAGTCCTTTGCATGATAACCTCACTTGTACAAACAAGAGTACCGTTTCAAGTCATAGAGCATCGTTGGAAAAAGATGTaagctttttttcttttttttggttACGTCTCTTATCTAAGTTGCCTTTCTTCTTGGTTTGAGTTACCACTGGAAGTATCTTCAGCTCAATAAATCATGAtgaactaaaagaaaaaatgtagtAAATGATCATATGAAATAAGCAAAGCTCAACATGATgcattttttgtgtttttgggaTAAATTAGAAGACAACTCCAGATGATGtaggtttatttttattacactCAGCAAAGCTCAGTACCTGATTAATGCCCCGAGTCATATACTGATCTACAGGTTGAGCAGCTACAGTTACGCTTACAGGAGGAGAAATCTATGCGTATTTTGCTTGAGAGGGCAATGGGCCGGGCCTCAAGTACTTTATCTCCTGGACACAGGCACTTTGCTGCTCAGGTAATTGACATTTGTTACTTTGGCAAAAGGTATCTGCATAGTCTAAAATTGTAGCTGTTATGAACAGTTGTGCTAAAAAGGTAAAACAATCTTAGACATCTACTAGACAACCTAAGCTTTCTGGTCAACTTGGTTCATGACTACAATCTTATGTAGTTCTCTTGTGATGGACGTTTAATTGCATGAATAATTTATTAGTCTTAATTTCGCATAACTTGTCCTAACATAGAATAAGATATTCACAACCATGAACTTTTGGGACTGGACCAGCTGAGTCTCATGTAAAGGATCATTGCTTAATATGTCAAGCAAAAAGGGACTCGTGTAATGCACAGTGTAATCTATCTGATGTTAGCTGTGGTTATGAAGGTTTCTTGTGTGAGAATTAACTATTCCTTCTTTTTTTCCCTCCTTAGACAAAAGACTTAATTGCCGAAATTGAATTACTTGAAGAAGAGGTTATGAGCCGTGAGCAGCATGTGCTTGCTATGTACAGGAGTATTTTTGAACAGTGTGTTAGCCGGCCACCTTCTGAACAAAATTCTGGTGTGACTTCACCAGCTCATACAAGACCCGAATCCAGGAAGCATCCAAGTATCATATCAAGTGCCTTCTGTTCATCGAAAAACTTCCCCCTGCGACCCCTGCAAGCTCTGATTTCTAATAATGATTTAAGAAGTAGAATCTTTGGTTCAAATCATGCTTCTTTATCGAGTGGCAAAGGCAAAATTTATTTTGGAAAGACTTCTTCCGATCCTACCAAGGTAAGATATATTGCTCGTCtgtgttgaattttttttttttttttgctgtgAACCTAAATAGCAGTTTATATACAATGCTATATCAAAGATGGAACTGGTACACTGAAAATGTTCTTACCTCATTCATATGCCAGGTTCAAGAGAAGTTTTCTACCATGGACAAAACTCCAGTATTGCGAACATTAAAAGATCATCTATACCAGTGTCCGAGTAGGCTGTCTGAGGAGATGGTGAGGTGCATGGCCACTGTATATTGCTGGCTCCGAAGTGCAACCTCCATAAATGCTGAAAATAGTAGGTCACCTTTATTGTCAAGGTCATCAACCAATGCTATACAGCCTCGACATGGAGTAGGAGAGGATCGAGACTGGTCTTGCAAATCGGCAGTGGAAATATCTTGGATATCTACTCGTAAACGTCATTCTTCTCATGCTTCTTATGCCATCAACAACTACAGGTTGGTTCTTAAATTTTAGAAGTAGGATAACTTTGAATAAATTCGTGTACTGGATTCAAGAATCTGGAAACAGGGATAGAGTAGGATGAGTAATAAGCGGAATGTTAAGGAAATAGGGAAAAGTGTAACCAATGCCCTTTGTTAATTCCCCATAATTGGGGGTGGAAAGGAGATAAAGATTATAAACTCTAAACAATATAATTTGCCAATGTTCCTTTATTAGTATAACTTTGAAACAACATTCATTTAAGTTATATTTCGTTTACTTTCAGATCAACCAAACAAGAGCGAATGTAACTTTGTTTTATTCATTCCCTTCTTTTTCCAGCATGTACCTGCTTTCTCTATTccattaattataaaacattaaACACAACTATGAGAAACTACTGAAAAAACTTGATCTAATTGCATTTTCAGAATAAGAAATTGTTTCTGATTGAATTCAATGATGTTATCTTATCTATGTAGCCAATCATAACTAATGGGTAATATTTCAGTTAGTTGTATAATCATTTTCTGTTGATGCCTGTGCTTGATTACTTTTGAATTACTTGTTGACTTAACACGTTCTTTGTCTCTTTACCTTCAGAATTCTAGTTGAACAACTGGAAAAGGTGAATGTCAGTCAAATGGAATGTGATGGACAAATTGCTTTCTGGATCAATGTGCATAATGCACTTGTGATGCATGTAATGTTCACACTCCCATGATCAAAGTGATTTTGTTTTACAAATTTTCAGCACATATAACTTTCTTCGTCTGTTGACAGGCATATTTAGCTTATGGAATTCCCCAGGGCACTCTCAGGAGGTTAGCCTTGTTTCACAAGGTATTGTTCTTTATTATTCTATTGTATATTGTCTTGAAGCAAATTCTGAGGTTATAAaacattttgtgaaatttttcaTGCTGATTGCGAGTATATCTGACTTAGGAATTTTGTCTAGACCATTCAATCGCCATGTTTACAAGGGCCAATTAAATTCTCTCTTTGTAGCCACACCAGCATCACGAAACCAGAGACAGACCCTTCTTTTCTGCACATTCTACTAATTAATTCCAAGTAAAATTGCCACGCCAGTCTAGGACATTTAGGTGATGTCGAAGTGAATGCAAACACGTGATATCAGTCGTAGAACTTTGGCATTTTTCATCTTATTGATACAATTTCACTGTGATATcaccttttatttttattttacatagATATTGGATACATCGTGCCCTATATATGAATTCATGTGTTTATATGTGTAGTGCAGGCTTCTTACAATATTGGCGGTCATATCATAAGTGCAAATGCGATAGAGCAATCAATATTTTGCTTCAGAACACCCCGCATTGGACGGGTACTCATCTTATCCTAATAAGTTACAAGGTTTTTGAATACATTGTCAAGTAATTGAATATAATGATCACCCAAAgatgtttttctgttttttgccTGTTGGCGGCAGTACGCTTCACTTGATTTGCATCTGGTGCTTGCAATGATGCAATCTATGCTTTTGTAGAACTGTAAATATGATTAAATCTTCTCTTATGAGCTTGCAAACTTAGAGGATTTGCAGTATAACATTAGAATCAGAAGACAACTTTATAAAACACcaataaattttaatactaaTATTGATGGGATGCTTAGACCATCAGGacctcttttttatttgtttccccatctaattacatatttttattttatgttttgcCGAATGTAGTGGCTTGAGAGCATTGTGTCCACTGCAATGAGGAAGAAAAATGGTGAAGAAAGACAACTTATCAGTTCAAAATTGGGTATCACTGATTCCCAACCGCTTGTCTGCTTTGCCCTTTGTACTGGAGCATGGTCAGATCCTTTGGTAATTTTTCTCccatttatattttttcttccaTAAAATTGCAGTTCCACTATCACTAGGAAAATATGATGTTAGTCATCTACTCATGTAGTGCTTTTCTTATCGAGTTCAAAGATGAAGCACAAGTATAAAACAAATATGATATAGATTTAATTTGCATCCATAATTCTCCTCTCTTGAGGATGCACACATTTTAAAAAGTGGATCATATGTTTTGTTGATACATGCTGCAGCTTAAGGTTTATTCAGCATCAAATTTGAAAGAAGAACTGAACACGGCCATGAGAGAGTTTCTTCAATCAAATGTAGTTGTGAAGAAGTCACGTAAAGTTTTTCTCCCAAAGTTGATGGAAAGGTTCTCCAAAGAAGCATCAATCAGTTTAGATGATCTCCTTGGATGGGTTACGAAGAATGTTGACAAGAAGCTCCATGATTCAATACAGAAGTGCCTTGATCgtaaatcaaataaaaagtCATCTCAGATCATAGAATGGCTGCCTTACAGTTCTAGGTTCAGGTACATGTTCACAAAGGATCTAATAGACAAGCCATGGTGGGTATGACATCTTACTCCTCTTTATTCTTATATGCCATGGATCATACATGGTTTGAGAAAGCGAAGAAATGATAGTAGGTGCTTAAAGAAAATTCATGTACATTTTAACAAAATGAGATGTTAAGTACTAGATAAACCTACTATTACTATATTTGAAATTCATTCCTAACAATTTGTACTAATAAACTCTTTAAGCTTAGATGCTGTAGATTTGTAGATTAGAATAATACACAGTATCATCTTGTAGGATGGATCAACAGAGGTATATTAGTGGTGGCATGCGTGAGTGATGATAGAATGGCAAAAAGATTGTAGATTTTTCCGCCTCCAGAAATTTGACACGGGTTGAGAAGCActgaaatattcaaaaatatgaaATACTTAGATAAGAGTGATTGTTATTATTgggaagaaaaaaaaacctTCTACACAAGTACACAACATGGGTCTACCCCGATGGATTTTTAACGTTTATACAAGATAGACCGATAGATGTGTTATCAAATTATGAAGCATTAATTTTTGGGGGTTTCTGCCGATATTATAAGGAAAAATTTCTGcagttattttatatttttctgtaattGCATTTCAATATATTTGCTGAAATTCTTATTGGCAATTTCATAATACTCTATATTAAGGTCAAACCTTAAAGTTCTATAATTTGCAAAAATAACATTTCTATGTTATATAAAAAGGAAAAGTCTAAGAGCCAgcaattttattgatttttgaccaatatgtaaccagcagagaaaTGTGAGTCATTAGATGAAatttcacaccaatctcacaccattaaatcatcattgatgACTATTTAATGGCTATCAATCACAAAAGTTGCCGGCCCTAGCATTGctcatataaaaatttatttaccACCACAATATATGATTTTGGTTTAGTTTTATTTAAGTTCTTATTTATTTAggaagaattttaaaaattcgcGTCGCATACTTCATGTTTACGGAAAAATGATGACCAGTTAGAATAACATGGGTTAATGATTGCTTTAGGCTTCTAAATAGTAAATACTCAACTCAGTTTTTGTTCAATTATGTGGtctttaataataaaaaaatacaagaaaaacatgccataaataacaaatattaatattttttatcagtGTAATTAgacatctttaaaaattattcatcatttaatctttaaaaaaaactaaaaaacaaataatttttcataaaaaataaataattttttataaaaataaatatttaaattaattaaaaaatattatttaaatcaaaagactaactaaaaactaaaaatttaaagcacaaatagtatttttctttttcataataTAACCATAACATAAATAGAAGTTATAATGGAAACAATCTATAATGACAAACAATCCTAAGCatctttttaagtttaattagtAAATGAAGGAATGGTGGAttttttttctgaaataaaataaaaaatatattattttcaaaaacaaattattttaactttaatttttgaaatgcttttttaATTTAGGATGAGTTTGTTGGAGTATTGGCaaatttctataattttatagaATTTGTCCGACAAATTTTACTGTTATACTCCACAAAATTTGATTGAGAACGAAacccaaatttttaaaattgtatttGTTTAGAGATACAAAATTATGTTTGACAAAAGAGATATGAACGAAACTTATATGTCTAGAAACattaaattagtatattttgtgtCCACAGGAAGGATATCGAGACACTAACAAGGAACAtaacttatttttatatttctttttattattcttgttaatttttcataattatattttttattattgtatttttattctcaatttttttaaatgaaaaaatataataaattagattttcGTAATTTGTTATAGTTTATTACTAAACAgaatacaaaacacaaaactTTATGACTTGTCTTTTATGTCTTATTCTCAGTGTCTTGTTTTATCTTATTCTCAAAAACAAACGCAGCTCAAGAGTATATAAGAGTAAAAAATATGACTTCTTCAATATTGTCGACCATAATGGCAACTATTATCATCATCTTTAGAAATACACAGGTATACAAGGATAAGTCATATTTaacaagaattttttttattataaattaaaaaaattatgatttaaaaaaaatataacatatttATGTGTACTCTTATGTACTCCTGTATACTCTTATGTACTCTAAAAACGatgataataattattattgtcTAAGTTTAAGAATTTAAgtcaacaaattattttttgagaAGTCGAAAcgaaatttataatttatatgaaATTTGTCGGTGAAACAAACTTTATTAATATTATGAAATTAGTTGGAGTATACATAAATTTgcctaaaatttaaaaaaacaaatgtatctacaaaattaaaattcaaataacgtgtttttaaaaataaatattttttaatttattttagaaaaaaatctAGTTGattacttttaaattatatgattaattatCACATCTTTAGGATGATATATAATAAGATTATTAAGATCCAGATGCACATACAATCTTACCACTTGCCATATCCAACGCTCCGGAGTTATCCATCTTCACTGGCGCGGTTGGATTAGACCATCTAATCCACGATGACAGAGAAATATGACACATTTGCCCTTCTCTactcaaattagtgaaatgacCAATCATCAATGTGTACGTAATGCTGCGTTCCAAAGGAAGCAGTTTTGAATTTAACCCTAGACTAGACTAAGTACTAGATACTTTTCTTATTATCTAATCAGGACCACCCACGTGGGACCTTGCAAACAACTTCCACTTTACATCCGTTGGATCTTGGCTACTTACAAACAAACccacttctttttatttttttcatttcgGATTCCTATCGCTGACATCTATTTTCTCTAAGTTAggaaaaaagagttaaaaaaagCCATAAATATTCGCAGTCCTTTTTTCTCAGCCAGTGAACAACACAACACACAAAAACCCgaacagaaaagaaaagggaaataAAGTAAAACGAAAAACAAATCCACTCTGAAACTAGTCAGCATCACACTCTTCGGTGTCGTTTCATCCTTCTGCTACGCTCGCCGGAACCCTAATTCGATCCGCCGGAACTCGAATCCACCGGTGAGGTTCAATTGACCACACCTGCTCGTTGTTATCTCCGTTTATTTGCTGTGTTGTTTTTATCTGTACTGAAAATTTCACTGACGAAGGGATTTTTGGTATTTCTGAGGCAGTAGATGAGTTTACGATTGGGGAAAAGGTGAGATCAAAAGGATTGGATTTCCTCGCCGGATGGAGGGAGGTAGCGTCTCTAGACTTATTTGTACTGGTACTGTTCATGTCCGACTTTCGAGTtacttattactattattatttttcctttttggtGTGATTAGGGCAAACAAAaatttgcttttgttttttcttttcatttctgCATTGAAATGGCAAGTTTTGTGTGAAAGATGTTTACTTTCTTCGTAGCCACTTGAAAAGG
This sequence is a window from Arachis stenosperma cultivar V10309 chromosome 10, arast.V10309.gnm1.PFL2, whole genome shotgun sequence. Protein-coding genes within it:
- the LOC130954089 gene encoding uncharacterized protein LOC130954089 isoform X2 translates to MMTEFHHQHSFEKDGDAAQYAAPTPDSTTLHARHRRSKSASDKNLKISRGGFLHPREKDQNDTLLSPPSVRASRLQSPLHDNLTCTNKSTVSSHRASLEKDVEQLQLRLQEEKSMRILLERAMGRASSTLSPGHRHFAAQTKDLIAEIELLEEEVMSREQHVLAMYRSIFEQCVSRPPSEQNSGVTSPAHTRPESRKHPSIISSAFCSSKNFPLRPLQALISNNDLRSRIFGSNHASLSSGKGKIYFGKTSSDPTKVQEKFSTMDKTPVLRTLKDHLYQCPSRLSEEMVRCMATVYCWLRSATSINAENSRSPLLSRSSTNAIQPRHGVGEDRDWSCKSAVEISWISTRKRHSSHASYAINNYRILVEQLEKVNVSQMECDGQIAFWINVHNALVMHAYLAYGIPQGTLRRLALFHKASYNIGGHIISANAIEQSIFCFRTPRIGRWLESIVSTAMRKKNGEERQLISSKLGITDSQPLVCFALCTGAWSDPLLKVYSASNLKEELNTAMREFLQSNVVVKKSRKVFLPKLMERFSKEASISLDDLLGWVTKNVDKKLHDSIQKCLDRKSNKKSSQIIEWLPYSSRFRYMFTKDLIDKPWWV
- the LOC130954089 gene encoding uncharacterized protein LOC130954089 isoform X1, giving the protein MMTEFHHQHSFEKDGDAAQYAAPTPDSTTLHARHRRSKRSFCVASDKNLKISRGGFLHPREKDQNDTLLSPPSVRASRLQSPLHDNLTCTNKSTVSSHRASLEKDVEQLQLRLQEEKSMRILLERAMGRASSTLSPGHRHFAAQTKDLIAEIELLEEEVMSREQHVLAMYRSIFEQCVSRPPSEQNSGVTSPAHTRPESRKHPSIISSAFCSSKNFPLRPLQALISNNDLRSRIFGSNHASLSSGKGKIYFGKTSSDPTKVQEKFSTMDKTPVLRTLKDHLYQCPSRLSEEMVRCMATVYCWLRSATSINAENSRSPLLSRSSTNAIQPRHGVGEDRDWSCKSAVEISWISTRKRHSSHASYAINNYRILVEQLEKVNVSQMECDGQIAFWINVHNALVMHAYLAYGIPQGTLRRLALFHKASYNIGGHIISANAIEQSIFCFRTPRIGRWLESIVSTAMRKKNGEERQLISSKLGITDSQPLVCFALCTGAWSDPLLKVYSASNLKEELNTAMREFLQSNVVVKKSRKVFLPKLMERFSKEASISLDDLLGWVTKNVDKKLHDSIQKCLDRKSNKKSSQIIEWLPYSSRFRYMFTKDLIDKPWWV